ATGGAAGCAGCTTCATAAAGCTCCTGGGGAATGGCCTGCAAGCCGCCCAGGGCGATGATCATCATAAAGGGAATTCCCAGCCAGACATTGGTAATGATCGCTGCGATAAAGGCATTGGTGGGATCAATCAACCAGGAGATCGGTTCCAAACCAAAAACAGTATTAAGGATGATATTGATCGCACCATAATCAATATTGAACATCCCACGCCAGGTCAGGGCTGTGATATAGCTGGGAACCGCCCAGGGCAGGATCAATAGGACCCTGATAAACCCCTTGCCCGGCAGAGGACGATTCAACAACATAGCCAGTAACACACCAAAAAAGACATGCAAACTGACATTCACCACCGTCCAGATGATGGTCTTCATGAAAAAGTGGTAGAATTGAGGATCAGTAACAACTTTTCCGTATTGGGTAAGGCCAATGATCTGCCAGTCATTGACAGTGGTAAGACCCATATTAGAGAATGAGATCACCAAATTGTAGAAAAAGGGATAAACCACAACACCAAAAATAAACAGCGCAGCCGGGGCTACCATGAGCACACCAAAGCGTGACTCCTTGACCTGAACACCAGGAACGCCCCTGAGTAATGGTAAGATGAAAAATACCAACAGCTTATAGAGAGCCCAGATCATCAGCAGTATTCCAGCGAGATAAACCAGGATGGTCGTGATGTTAAATGCATCAGGATCAATATCCTGTCCTTCGAACAATTCAGCTACTTTTTGCTCTGCCATTTCCTGTTGGTAGGCAGCGCCTACCTCAGGAGTCATGTTGCCACCCAGAACATTCTGATAAGCCGGACGCATGGCATCCCAGATAGCTCGCATCTGAGCTGAGATGGGCATGGCTCTTCCATGCTCCACCTGCTTTATTGAAGTTTGAATAACCGAATTTCCAACTATCTCCGGATGTTCTCGAACCTCCAGCAGGGTTGGTATGGTAGCCAAACGACTGGCATACTTGAATTGGGCTTCCGGGCCGGTCAGGAATTTGATGAGTTCGACAACTTGCTCCAGTCTTTCACCTTCAAGATAGGGATTCAGGTAGTAGCCCTTGGTGGCGATCATGGGTGCCGGATAGAGACCGGTCTCAGCATTGATGGGCAGGACGGCCAGACCAAAATCAACATGGGGGGATTCCATGTATTTGGCCCAGGACCAGGCACCATTGATCAACATGGCTGCAGTTCCCGTGTTAAATTTGGAATCGGCTATATCATAATCGCATTCCAGGGGAATGATACCGTGTACGTCGCGCATATCGCGGACAAATTTGAAGGCTTTAACGGCTGCTTCATTATTCAGGGTGGGATTTTGATCCGCGTCCATGACCCAGCCACCGAATGACGCGTAGAAAGGCATGAAAAAGAACGGTTCTGTAAAATTCCAGACCAGGCCATACTGGTCTATGTCCCCATCCCCATCTTTATCCAGGGTCAATTTCTTACCAAATTCGACCATTTCCTGAAGGGTTTCTGGTGGCCGGTCCAGACCAACCTCGGCGAAGAGACGTTTATTGTATACCAAGGCGAGGTGATTGCCAAGCTCATCTCCGATCTGATAGAGATGATCATTGTACCAGGTCAATCCCTTAGGATCGAAGGCTGCCAGCTCGGATTCAGTGAACAGGTCTTCCAGCGGCTTGACAATATTCATCTCTACCAAGGCACCGGTAAAGTCGCTGGGACCATAAAGCATATCAGGTCCACCTTCAGTAAAGGCAGTGGCAGACATGTAGGCCATGCGAACTTCTTCATTTTCCTTATAGAGCAAATGAACATTGATATCAGGATGATCGGCTTCGTATTCGGATACTAATTCATTCAGAACTGCCCGACTGGGGGCCGGCATGGGATGCCAGAGGTGTAA
This is a stretch of genomic DNA from Candidatus Neomarinimicrobiota bacterium. It encodes these proteins:
- a CDS encoding extracellular solute-binding protein is translated as MRQQLPTARTNRPTAQRFCFVLFLMLALISSTFAAEKTTLHLWHPMPAPSRAVLNELVSEYEADHPDINVHLLYKENEEVRMAYMSATAFTEGGPDMLYGPSDFTGALVEMNIVKPLEDLFTESELAAFDPKGLTWYNDHLYQIGDELGNHLALVYNKRLFAEVGLDRPPETLQEMVEFGKKLTLDKDGDGDIDQYGLVWNFTEPFFFMPFYASFGGWVMDADQNPTLNNEAAVKAFKFVRDMRDVHGIIPLECDYDIADSKFNTGTAAMLINGAWSWAKYMESPHVDFGLAVLPINAETGLYPAPMIATKGYYLNPYLEGERLEQVVELIKFLTGPEAQFKYASRLATIPTLLEVREHPEIVGNSVIQTSIKQVEHGRAMPISAQMRAIWDAMRPAYQNVLGGNMTPEVGAAYQQEMAEQKVAELFEGQDIDPDAFNITTILVYLAGILLMIWALYKLLVFFILPLLRGVPGVQVKESRFGVLMVAPAALFIFGVVVYPFFYNLVISFSNMGLTTVNDWQIIGLTQYGKVVTDPQFYHFFMKTIIWTVVNVSLHVFFGVLLAMLLNRPLPGKGFIRVLLILPWAVPSYITALTWRGMFNIDYGAINIILNTVFGLEPISWLIDPTNAFIAAIITNVWLGIPFMMIIALGGLQAIPQELYEAASIDGASPWQQFKKITLPLMKPVMIPAITLGIVWTFNNINVVWLVSNGGQPGDQTHILVSFVYRAAFNLYRYGYAAAFSFMIFLMLAFFSIKFMQKSKATETAY